A region from the Sphingomonas brevis genome encodes:
- the rpsL gene encoding 30S ribosomal protein S12 encodes MPTINQLIRKGREPQKAKSKVPAMEQNPQKRGVCTRVYTTTPKKPNSALRKVAKVRLTNSREVISYIPGEGHNLQEHSVVLIRGGRVRDLPGVRYHVLRGVLDTQGVKDRKQSRSKYGAKRPK; translated from the coding sequence ATGCCGACGATCAACCAGCTGATCCGCAAGGGTCGCGAACCGCAGAAGGCCAAGTCGAAGGTCCCTGCGATGGAGCAGAATCCGCAAAAGCGCGGCGTCTGCACCCGTGTCTATACCACCACCCCGAAGAAGCCGAACTCGGCGTTGCGCAAGGTTGCCAAGGTGCGCCTGACCAACAGCCGCGAGGTCATCAGCTACATCCCGGGTGAGGGCCACAACCTGCAGGAGCACTCGGTGGTGCTGATCCGCGGCGGCCGTGTGCGCGACCTTCCGGGTGTGCGCTATCACGTGCTTCGCGGCGTCCTCGACACGCAGGGCGTGAAGGACCGCAAGCAGTCCCGTTCGAAGTACGGCGCCAAGCGCCCGAAATAA
- the rpsG gene encoding 30S ribosomal protein S7 — protein MSRRRRPEKRVILPDPKFGDLVLSKFMNSVMLDGKKSVAEGIVYSALESVEQRLKKDPIQVFHDALNNVKPGIEVRSRRVGGATYQVPVEVRAERAQALAIRWLISAARSRSEKTMSGRLSGELMDASQNRGNAVKKREDTHRMAEANRAFSHYRW, from the coding sequence ATGTCCCGTCGTCGTCGCCCAGAAAAGCGCGTCATTCTCCCCGATCCCAAGTTCGGGGACCTCGTCCTGTCGAAGTTCATGAATTCGGTCATGCTCGACGGTAAGAAGTCGGTTGCCGAAGGCATCGTCTACTCCGCGCTCGAAAGCGTTGAGCAGCGCCTCAAGAAGGACCCGATCCAGGTGTTCCACGATGCGCTTAACAATGTGAAGCCGGGCATCGAGGTCCGCAGCCGCCGCGTCGGCGGTGCGACCTACCAGGTTCCCGTCGAAGTTCGTGCCGAACGCGCCCAGGCGCTGGCGATCCGCTGGCTGATCTCGGCTGCCCGCAGCCGCTCCGAGAAGACCATGTCGGGCCGCCTGTCGGGCGAGCTGATGGACGCGTCGCAGAACCGCGGCAACGCCGTCAAGAAGCGCGAAGACACGCACCGCATGGCCGAAGCGAACCGCGCCTTCAGCCACTACCGCTGGTAA
- the fusA gene encoding elongation factor G, giving the protein MARSHPLERYRNIGIMAHIDAGKTTTTERILYYTGKSYKIGEVHEGTATMDWMEQEQERGITITSAATTCFWAADEGKGEEHRINIIDTPGHVDFTIEVERSLRVLDGAVACFDGVAGVEPQSETVWRQADKYGVPRMCFINKLDRTGANFDYCVQSIIDRLGARPAVLYLPIGIESGFKGLVDLVQNRAIIWLEESLGAKFEFQDIPDDLKDKAAEARTHLIELAVEQDDDAMEAYLEGNEPDVATLKALIRKGTLAMAFVPVVCGSAFKNKGVQPLLDAVVDYLPSPLDVPAIKGLLPNGDEDSRPSDDNAPFSALAFKIMNDPFVGTLTFARIYSGKLETSSQVMNSVKDKKEKVGRMLLMHANDREDIQMAYAGDIVALAGLKDTTTGDTLCATSAPIVLERMEFPDPVIELSVEPKTKADQEKMGVALNRLAREDPSFRVSTDHESGQTIIKGMGELHLEILVDRMKREFKVEANVGAPQVAYREYLAKPVDLTYTHKKQSGGSGQFGEIKISVIPGERGSGFQFFDEIKGGNVPKEYIPAVEKGLRETAETGSLIGFPIIDFEVHLVDGKYHDVDSSALAFEICARGAMREAAQKAGIKLLEPIMKVEVVTPEDYLGDVIGDLNSRRGQIQGTDTRGNAQAVEAMVPLANMFGYVNQLRSFTQGRAQYSMQFSHYDEVPQNVADEVKAKLA; this is encoded by the coding sequence ATGGCCCGCAGCCATCCGCTCGAACGCTATCGCAACATCGGCATCATGGCCCACATCGACGCCGGCAAGACGACGACGACCGAGCGCATCCTTTATTACACCGGCAAGTCCTACAAGATCGGCGAAGTGCACGAAGGCACCGCCACCATGGACTGGATGGAGCAGGAGCAAGAACGCGGGATCACCATCACGTCGGCCGCGACGACCTGTTTCTGGGCCGCCGACGAGGGCAAGGGCGAAGAGCACCGGATCAACATCATCGACACCCCCGGGCACGTCGACTTCACGATCGAAGTCGAGCGCTCGCTGCGCGTGCTCGACGGTGCGGTCGCCTGCTTCGACGGCGTTGCCGGCGTCGAGCCGCAGTCGGAGACCGTGTGGCGGCAGGCCGACAAATATGGCGTGCCGCGGATGTGCTTCATCAACAAGCTCGACCGCACTGGCGCCAATTTCGATTATTGCGTTCAATCGATCATCGATCGGCTGGGCGCCCGTCCCGCGGTCCTTTATCTGCCGATCGGGATCGAAAGCGGATTCAAGGGCCTGGTCGACCTGGTCCAGAACCGCGCCATCATCTGGCTTGAAGAGAGCCTCGGCGCGAAGTTCGAGTTCCAGGACATCCCGGACGACCTGAAGGATAAGGCCGCCGAGGCGCGCACCCACCTCATCGAGCTTGCCGTCGAGCAGGACGATGACGCGATGGAAGCCTATCTGGAAGGCAATGAGCCCGACGTCGCAACGCTCAAGGCGCTGATCCGCAAGGGCACGCTTGCCATGGCGTTCGTGCCGGTGGTGTGCGGTTCGGCGTTCAAGAACAAGGGCGTCCAGCCGCTGCTCGACGCGGTGGTCGACTATCTGCCGAGCCCGCTCGACGTCCCGGCGATCAAGGGCCTGCTGCCCAATGGCGATGAGGATTCGCGTCCGTCTGACGACAATGCGCCCTTCTCGGCGCTGGCGTTCAAGATCATGAACGATCCGTTCGTCGGCACACTGACCTTCGCGCGCATCTATTCGGGCAAGCTCGAAACCTCGTCGCAGGTCATGAACAGCGTCAAGGACAAGAAGGAAAAGGTTGGCCGCATGCTGCTGATGCATGCCAACGACCGTGAGGACATCCAGATGGCCTATGCCGGCGACATTGTCGCGCTGGCCGGCCTCAAGGATACCACCACCGGCGACACGCTGTGCGCGACGTCGGCGCCGATCGTCCTCGAGCGGATGGAATTTCCCGATCCGGTCATCGAGCTGTCGGTTGAACCCAAGACCAAGGCCGACCAGGAAAAGATGGGCGTGGCGCTCAACCGCCTTGCCCGCGAGGATCCCTCATTCCGCGTCAGCACCGACCACGAGAGCGGCCAGACGATCATCAAGGGGATGGGTGAACTTCACCTCGAAATCCTGGTCGACCGCATGAAGCGCGAGTTCAAGGTCGAAGCCAATGTCGGTGCCCCGCAGGTCGCCTATCGCGAATATCTCGCGAAGCCGGTTGACCTCACCTACACCCACAAGAAGCAGTCGGGCGGTTCCGGCCAGTTCGGCGAGATCAAGATCAGCGTCATTCCCGGCGAACGAGGATCCGGCTTCCAGTTCTTCGACGAGATCAAGGGCGGCAATGTTCCCAAGGAATATATCCCTGCGGTCGAAAAGGGGCTGCGCGAGACGGCCGAGACCGGATCGCTGATCGGCTTCCCGATCATCGATTTCGAGGTCCACCTGGTCGACGGCAAGTATCACGACGTCGACTCCTCGGCGCTGGCGTTCGAAATCTGTGCCCGCGGCGCGATGCGCGAAGCGGCCCAGAAAGCGGGCATCAAGCTGCTGGAGCCGATCATGAAGGTCGAGGTCGTCACCCCGGAGGACTATCTCGGCGACGTCATCGGCGACCTGAATTCACGTCGTGGCCAGATCCAGGGCACCGACACGCGGGGCAATGCCCAGGCGGTCGAGGCAATGGTCCCGCTGGCGAACATGTTCGGCTATGTGAACCAGCTACGCTCGTTCACCCAGGGCCGGGCGCAGTACTCAATGCAGTTCTCGCATTATGACGAGGTTCCCCAGAACGTTGCCGACGAAGTGAAGGCGAAGCTGGCGTAA
- the tuf gene encoding elongation factor Tu, which translates to MAKAKFERTKPHCNIGTIGHVDHGKTSLTAAITKVLAETGGATFVDYANIDKAPEERERGITISTAHVEYETAARHYAHVDCPGHADYVKNMITGAAQMDGAILVVSAADGPMPQTKEHILLAKQVGVPTMVVYLNKVDQVDDPELLELVELEIREELSKRDFDGDNIPIISGSALAALEDKNPEIGKESILKLMAAVDEWIPQPERPLDKPFLMPIEDVFSISGRGTVVTGRVETGICKVGDEVEIVGIKDTQKTVVTGVEMFRKLLDQGQAGDNIGALIRGIGREDVERGQVLCKPGSIKPHTDFSAEVYVLSKDEGGRHTPFFANYRPQFYFRTTDVTGEVVLPEGTEMVMPGDNVTLGVKLIAPIAMDQGLRFAIREGGRTVGAGVVGSITK; encoded by the coding sequence ATGGCTAAGGCGAAATTTGAGCGGACGAAGCCGCACTGCAACATCGGCACCATCGGTCACGTCGACCATGGCAAGACCTCGCTGACCGCAGCGATCACCAAGGTGCTGGCCGAAACCGGCGGCGCCACGTTCGTCGACTATGCGAACATCGACAAGGCGCCGGAAGAGCGCGAGCGCGGCATCACCATCTCGACCGCGCACGTCGAGTATGAGACCGCAGCGCGCCACTATGCGCACGTCGATTGCCCCGGCCACGCCGACTATGTGAAGAACATGATCACCGGTGCCGCCCAGATGGACGGCGCGATCCTGGTCGTGTCGGCCGCCGACGGCCCGATGCCGCAGACCAAGGAGCACATCCTGCTCGCCAAGCAGGTCGGCGTTCCGACCATGGTCGTCTACCTGAACAAGGTCGACCAGGTCGACGATCCCGAGCTGCTCGAGCTGGTTGAGCTGGAAATCCGCGAGGAGCTTTCCAAGCGCGACTTCGACGGCGACAATATTCCGATCATCTCGGGTTCGGCCCTGGCCGCCCTCGAGGACAAGAATCCGGAAATCGGCAAGGAATCGATCCTCAAGCTGATGGCCGCCGTCGACGAGTGGATCCCGCAGCCGGAGCGTCCGCTGGACAAGCCGTTCCTGATGCCGATCGAAGACGTGTTCTCGATCTCGGGCCGTGGCACCGTTGTGACCGGCCGTGTCGAGACCGGCATCTGCAAGGTTGGCGACGAAGTCGAAATCGTCGGCATCAAGGATACCCAGAAGACCGTCGTCACCGGCGTCGAAATGTTCCGCAAGCTGCTCGACCAGGGCCAGGCCGGCGACAACATCGGTGCGCTGATCCGCGGCATCGGCCGTGAAGACGTCGAGCGTGGTCAGGTCCTGTGCAAGCCGGGCTCGATCAAGCCGCACACCGATTTCTCGGCTGAGGTTTACGTCCTGTCGAAGGACGAGGGCGGCCGTCACACGCCGTTCTTCGCCAACTACCGTCCGCAGTTCTACTTCCGCACGACCGACGTGACGGGCGAAGTCGTGCTGCCGGAAGGCACCGAGATGGTCATGCCGGGCGACAACGTCACCCTCGGCGTGAAGCTGATCGCTCCGATCGCCATGGACCAGGGTCTGCGCTTCGCGATTCGCGAAGGCGGCCGGACCGTCGGCGCGGGGGTTGTCGGCAGCATCACTAAGTAA
- the rpsJ gene encoding 30S ribosomal protein S10, which yields METQNIRIRLKAFDHRVLDQATGDIADTARRTGALIRGPIPLPTRIEKFTVNRSPHIDKKSREQFEVRTYKRLLDIVQPTPQTVDALMKLDLAAGVDVEIKLA from the coding sequence ATGGAAACGCAGAACATCCGGATTCGCCTGAAGGCTTTCGATCATCGAGTGCTCGATCAGGCAACTGGCGACATCGCCGACACGGCTCGCCGCACCGGTGCTCTTATTCGCGGTCCCATTCCGCTGCCGACGCGCATCGAGAAGTTCACCGTCAACCGCTCGCCGCACATCGACAAGAAGTCGCGCGAGCAGTTCGAGGTCCGCACCTACAAGCGGCTTTTGGACATCGTCCAGCCGACGCCGCAGACGGTTGACGCTTTAATGAAGCTCGATCTTGCCGCAGGTGTAGACGTGGAGATCAAGCTGGCCTAA
- the rplD gene encoding 50S ribosomal protein L4, whose product MKVKVQTLDAKAGGDIQLDDAVFGVEPRADILHRVVTWQLVNRRAPARAARERSDVARTGKKFGRQKGGGTARHGDRRAPIFIGGGKAHGPRARVFTSSLNKKVRALGLKMALSAKAKGGQLLVIDNLDMGEGAKTKALQAKLSKLGFGKTALVIDGDALNVGFARASSNLQGLNLLPAVGANVYDIMRHETLVLTRAAVEKLEARFNG is encoded by the coding sequence ATGAAGGTCAAGGTTCAGACCCTCGACGCCAAGGCTGGCGGCGACATCCAGCTCGACGATGCCGTGTTCGGCGTCGAGCCGCGCGCCGACATCCTCCACCGGGTGGTGACCTGGCAGCTGGTCAACCGCCGCGCCCCGGCGCGTGCGGCTCGCGAGCGCTCGGACGTTGCCCGCACCGGCAAGAAGTTCGGCCGCCAAAAGGGTGGCGGTACTGCCCGCCATGGCGATCGCCGCGCTCCGATCTTTATCGGCGGCGGCAAGGCGCACGGCCCGCGTGCCCGCGTCTTCACCTCGAGCCTCAACAAGAAGGTTCGCGCACTCGGCCTGAAGATGGCGCTGTCGGCCAAGGCCAAGGGCGGTCAGCTGCTGGTCATCGACAATCTCGACATGGGCGAGGGTGCCAAGACCAAGGCGCTCCAGGCCAAGCTGAGCAAGCTCGGTTTCGGCAAGACCGCGCTGGTGATCGACGGTGACGCGCTCAACGTCGGTTTCGCCCGCGCTTCGTCGAACCTGCAGGGCCTGAACCTGCTGCCGGCGGTTGGCGCCAACGTCTACGACATTATGCGCCACGAGACGCTGGTCCTGACCCGCGCCGCGGTCGAAAAGCTGGAGGCCCGGTTCAATGGCTAA
- a CDS encoding 50S ribosomal protein L23 — translation MAKKQAAAAIDNRHYDIVLAPHITEKSTMLSENNSVVFKVAGTASKPEIKAAVEALFGVTVTGVNTIVTKGKTKRWKGAPYKRSDVKKAIVTLAEGQSIDITSGI, via the coding sequence ATGGCTAAGAAGCAGGCAGCAGCGGCGATCGACAATCGCCACTACGACATCGTGCTCGCGCCGCACATCACCGAGAAGTCGACCATGTTGTCGGAGAATAACTCGGTCGTGTTCAAGGTCGCCGGCACCGCGTCGAAGCCCGAGATCAAGGCGGCCGTGGAAGCGCTGTTCGGCGTGACCGTGACCGGCGTCAACACGATCGTCACGAAGGGCAAGACCAAGCGCTGGAAGGGTGCTCCCTACAAGCGTTCGGACGTCAAGAAAGCGATCGTGACGCTGGCCGAGGGCCAGTCGATCGACATCACGAGCGGGATCTAA
- the rplB gene encoding 50S ribosomal protein L2, with amino-acid sequence MALKAYNPTSPARRGLILVDRSSLWKGKPVKKLTEGKTKTGGRNNKGHVTSRGIAGGHKQRYRLVDFKRRTWDVTATVERLEYDPNRSAFIALITYDGGEQAYILAPQRLAPGDKVVAGKKVDVKPGNAMEIGQMPVGTIVHNVELKPGKGGQIARAAGTYVQVVGRDKGMVIVRLNSGETRYIRSDCMATVGAVSNPDNANTNLAKAGRSRWLGKRPLTRGVAKNPVDHPHGGGEGRTSGGRHPVTPWGKPTKGARTRHNKATDKFIIRSRHAKKKG; translated from the coding sequence ATGGCACTCAAAGCATATAATCCGACGAGCCCGGCCCGCCGTGGCCTGATCCTCGTCGACCGCAGCTCCCTGTGGAAGGGCAAGCCGGTCAAGAAGCTGACCGAGGGCAAGACCAAGACGGGTGGCCGCAACAACAAGGGTCATGTGACCTCGCGTGGCATCGCCGGCGGTCACAAGCAGCGCTATCGCCTGGTCGACTTCAAGCGTCGTACCTGGGACGTCACCGCGACCGTCGAGCGCCTTGAGTATGACCCGAACCGCTCGGCGTTCATTGCCCTCATCACCTATGACGGTGGCGAGCAGGCCTACATCCTCGCGCCGCAGCGCCTTGCGCCCGGCGACAAGGTCGTGGCCGGCAAGAAGGTCGACGTGAAGCCCGGCAATGCGATGGAGATCGGCCAGATGCCGGTCGGCACCATCGTTCACAATGTCGAGCTCAAGCCCGGCAAGGGCGGCCAGATCGCCCGCGCCGCCGGCACTTATGTGCAGGTCGTCGGCCGCGACAAGGGCATGGTCATCGTCCGCCTGAACTCGGGCGAGACGCGCTACATCCGCTCGGACTGCATGGCGACCGTTGGCGCGGTGTCGAACCCCGACAACGCCAACACCAACCTCGCCAAGGCCGGCCGCAGCCGCTGGCTTGGCAAGCGCCCGCTGACCCGCGGCGTCGCCAAGAACCCGGTCGACCACCCGCATGGCGGTGGTGAAGGCCGGACCTCGGGCGGCCGCCACCCGGTCACCCCCTGGGGCAAGCCGACCAAGGGTGCCCGCACCCGTCACAACAAGGCGACCGACAAGTTCATTATCCGGTCGCGTCACGCGAAGAAGAAGGGCTAA
- the rpsS gene encoding 30S ribosomal protein S19 — MARSIWKGPFVELSLLKKAEAAQDKGGRAPIKTWSRRSTILPQFVGLTFNVYNGRKFVPVSVNEDMVGMKLGEFAPTRFFPGHAADKKGKR; from the coding sequence ATGGCTCGTTCCATCTGGAAAGGTCCGTTCGTCGAACTGTCACTCCTGAAGAAGGCGGAAGCCGCTCAGGACAAGGGTGGCCGTGCGCCGATCAAGACCTGGTCGCGCCGCTCGACCATCCTGCCGCAGTTCGTTGGCCTGACATTCAATGTCTACAACGGCCGCAAGTTCGTGCCGGTGTCGGTCAATGAAGACATGGTCGGCATGAAGCTCGGCGAGTTTGCGCCGACCCGCTTCTTCCCCGGCCACGCCGCCGACAAGAAGGGTAAGCGCTAA
- the rplV gene encoding 50S ribosomal protein L22 produces the protein MSKPKSPRKVGDKEALAVGTMIRGSAQKLNLVAGLIRGRKVEEALNILKFSTKGMAPEVAKVLASAVANAENNHNLDVDALVVSEASVGKSITMKRFATRARGRSTRIEKPFSRLRVVVREQEEA, from the coding sequence ATGTCGAAGCCCAAATCCCCCCGCAAGGTCGGCGACAAGGAAGCGCTCGCCGTCGGCACCATGATCCGTGGTTCGGCGCAGAAGCTCAACCTCGTCGCGGGCCTGATCCGCGGCCGTAAGGTCGAGGAAGCGCTCAACATCTTGAAGTTCTCGACCAAGGGCATGGCGCCCGAGGTGGCGAAGGTGCTCGCTTCGGCGGTGGCCAACGCCGAGAACAACCACAACCTCGACGTCGACGCGCTTGTCGTCAGCGAGGCGTCGGTCGGAAAGTCGATCACCATGAAGCGTTTCGCGACCCGCGCGCGCGGCCGCTCGACCCGCATCGAGAAGCCGTTCAGCCGCCTTCGCGTCGTCGTTCGCGAGCAGGAAGAAGCGTAA
- the rpsC gene encoding 30S ribosomal protein S3 — MGQKSSPVGLRLQINRTWDSRWFAEGQDYGRLLLEDLKMRQFIFKTLPQAAISKVVIERPAKLCRVSIYAARPGVIIGKKGSDIEKLKKLLGKMTDSEVSLNIVEIRKPEVDARLVAQGVADQLERRIAFRRAMKRAVQSALRLGAEGIRITCSGRLGGAEIARTEWYREGRVPLHTLRGNVDYAEAQAHTAYGVCGVKVWVFKGEILGHDPLAQDRLMMEAQTSGVRPAREDRR; from the coding sequence ATGGGTCAGAAATCGTCTCCCGTCGGCCTTCGTCTCCAGATCAACCGGACCTGGGACAGCCGCTGGTTCGCCGAAGGGCAGGACTATGGTCGCCTGCTGCTCGAGGACCTCAAGATGCGTCAGTTCATCTTCAAGACCCTGCCCCAGGCAGCGATCTCGAAGGTGGTGATCGAGCGCCCGGCCAAGCTGTGCCGCGTGTCGATCTATGCCGCTCGCCCCGGTGTCATCATCGGCAAGAAGGGCAGCGACATCGAGAAGCTGAAGAAGCTGCTCGGCAAGATGACCGACAGCGAAGTCAGCCTGAACATCGTCGAAATCCGCAAGCCGGAAGTCGACGCGCGCCTCGTCGCGCAGGGTGTCGCCGACCAGCTTGAGCGCCGTATCGCTTTCCGCCGCGCGATGAAGCGTGCGGTGCAGTCCGCCCTCCGCCTTGGCGCGGAAGGCATCCGGATCACCTGCTCGGGCCGTCTCGGCGGCGCCGAAATCGCGCGTACCGAATGGTATCGCGAGGGCCGGGTTCCGCTGCACACGCTGCGCGGCAACGTCGATTATGCCGAGGCCCAGGCGCACACCGCTTACGGTGTCTGCGGCGTCAAGGTGTGGGTCTTCAAGGGTGAGATCCTCGGCCATGACCCGCTGGCGCAGGACCGGCTCATGATGGAAGCGCAGACTTCGGGCGTCCGCCCGGCGCGCGAAGATCGCCGCTAA
- the rplP gene encoding 50S ribosomal protein L16, giving the protein MLQPKRTKFRKAFKGRIHGNAKGGTELNFGSFGLKAMEPERITARQIEAARRAITRHIRRQGRLWIRIFPDVPVSSKPAEVRMGSGKGSPEFWVARVKPGRILFELDGVPGHLAKVAFERAAEKLPIKVKVVARLGETMVEED; this is encoded by the coding sequence ATGCTGCAACCAAAACGCACCAAGTTCCGCAAGGCCTTCAAGGGCCGCATCCACGGCAACGCCAAGGGTGGGACCGAGCTCAACTTCGGCTCGTTCGGCCTGAAGGCGATGGAGCCGGAGCGGATCACCGCGCGCCAGATCGAGGCGGCCCGCCGCGCGATCACGCGTCACATCCGCCGCCAGGGCCGCTTGTGGATCCGGATCTTCCCGGACGTGCCCGTGTCGTCGAAGCCGGCCGAAGTCCGCATGGGCTCGGGCAAGGGCTCGCCGGAATTCTGGGTCGCTCGCGTCAAGCCGGGCCGCATCCTGTTCGAGCTGGACGGCGTCCCCGGCCATCTCGCCAAAGTCGCCTTCGAGCGCGCGGCCGAAAAGCTGCCGATCAAGGTCAAGGTCGTCGCCCGCCTGGGTGAAACGATGGTTGAGGAAGACTGA
- the rpmC gene encoding 50S ribosomal protein L29, with translation MAKKENLVVKTDDQLATQLSDLKREQFNLRFQSATNQLEKPSRVREVRRTIARIKTLQSDRVRAAAKA, from the coding sequence ATGGCCAAGAAGGAAAACCTGGTTGTGAAAACCGACGATCAGCTGGCGACCCAGCTGTCGGACCTGAAGCGCGAGCAGTTCAACCTGCGCTTCCAGTCCGCCACCAACCAGCTCGAGAAGCCGAGCCGGGTGCGCGAAGTTCGCCGCACCATCGCCCGGATCAAGACGCTGCAGTCCGACCGCGTTCGCGCGGCGGCCAAGGCGTAA
- the rplN gene encoding 50S ribosomal protein L14, which yields MIQMQSNLEVADNSGAKRVQCIKVLGGSKRRTAGVGDIIVVSVKEAAPRGRVKKGDVHRAVIVRTAKDIRRPDGSVIRFDTNAAVLVNKNEEPIGTRIFGPVVRELRARKHMKIISLAPEVL from the coding sequence ATGATCCAGATGCAGTCCAACCTCGAGGTTGCCGACAACAGCGGAGCCAAGCGCGTCCAGTGCATCAAGGTGCTGGGCGGCTCGAAGCGCCGTACCGCCGGCGTCGGCGACATCATCGTCGTCAGCGTCAAGGAAGCGGCGCCGCGCGGCCGTGTGAAGAAGGGCGACGTTCACCGTGCGGTGATCGTTCGCACCGCCAAGGACATCCGCCGTCCCGACGGTTCGGTGATCCGCTTCGACACCAATGCGGCGGTGCTTGTGAACAAGAATGAAGAGCCGATCGGCACCCGTATCTTCGGGCCGGTGGTTCGCGAACTGCGCGCGCGGAAGCATATGAAGATCATTTCGCTCGCGCCGGAGGTGCTGTGA
- the rplX gene encoding 50S ribosomal protein L24, which produces MSAAKIRKGDKVVVLSGRDKGKTGEVISSMPKESKVIVAGVNVATRHRKPSQVNPQGGLERREAPLHVSKVAIADPKTGKPTRVRFETRGDKKVRVAAKSGELING; this is translated from the coding sequence ATGTCGGCCGCGAAGATCCGCAAGGGTGACAAGGTCGTGGTCCTGTCGGGCCGCGACAAGGGCAAGACCGGCGAAGTGATTTCGTCGATGCCCAAGGAAAGCAAGGTAATCGTCGCCGGCGTCAACGTCGCGACGCGCCATCGCAAGCCGTCGCAGGTGAATCCGCAGGGCGGCCTCGAGCGTAGGGAAGCGCCGTTGCACGTGTCGAAGGTCGCGATTGCCGACCCGAAGACCGGCAAGCCGACCCGCGTTCGGTTCGAAACTCGTGGGGACAAGAAGGTCCGTGTGGCCGCCAAGTCCGGGGAGCTGATCAATGGCTGA
- the rplE gene encoding 50S ribosomal protein L5, whose translation MADAKYTPRLRKDYDERIAKAMTEKFGYKNALEVPKLEKIVINMGVGEATQDKKKVEAAAGEMEKISGQKPVITKAKKSIAQFKLREGMPIGCKVTLRRERMYEFLDRLVTIALPRVRDFRGLNPKSFDGRGNYAMGLKEQIVFPEINYDQIEKVRGMDIIITTTANTDEEARELLRLFNFPFPAEAEKAAA comes from the coding sequence ATGGCTGATGCGAAATATACTCCGCGTCTGCGCAAGGATTATGACGAGCGCATCGCCAAGGCGATGACCGAGAAGTTCGGCTACAAGAATGCTCTTGAAGTGCCGAAGCTCGAAAAGATCGTCATCAACATGGGCGTCGGCGAGGCGACCCAGGACAAGAAGAAGGTCGAAGCCGCTGCTGGCGAGATGGAAAAAATCTCGGGCCAGAAGCCGGTGATCACCAAGGCGAAGAAGTCGATCGCTCAGTTCAAGCTGCGCGAAGGCATGCCGATCGGTTGCAAGGTCACCTTGCGCCGCGAGCGCATGTACGAGTTTCTCGACCGCCTGGTGACGATCGCTCTTCCGCGCGTCCGCGACTTCCGCGGCTTGAACCCGAAGTCGTTCGACGGCCGCGGCAACTACGCGATGGGTCTCAAGGAACAGATCGTGTTCCCGGAGATCAACTATGACCAGATCGAAAAGGTCCGGGGCATGGACATCATCATCACCACGACCGCGAACACGGACGAGGAAGCGCGCGAACTTCTGCGCCTCTTCAATTTCCCGTTCCCGGCCGAAGCAGAAAAGGCGGCCGCGTAA
- the rpsN gene encoding 30S ribosomal protein S14 codes for MAKLSSVNKNERRKKLVAKTAAKRAKLKAIANDQSVDETERLIARLKMAELPRNGNPTRIRNRCELTGRSRGYYRKFRLSRIMLREMGNKGLIPGLTKSSW; via the coding sequence ATGGCGAAACTGAGTTCCGTGAACAAGAACGAGCGTCGCAAGAAGCTCGTCGCGAAAACCGCGGCGAAGCGGGCGAAGCTCAAGGCAATTGCGAACGATCAGTCGGTCGATGAGACCGAGCGCCTGATCGCGCGCCTGAAGATGGCCGAGCTGCCGCGTAACGGCAACCCGACCCGCATCCGCAACCGCTGCGAGCTGACTGGCCGTTCGCGGGGATATTATCGCAAGTTCCGCCTGTCGCGGATCATGCTTCGGGAAATGGGCAACAAGGGCCTGATTCCCGGTCTGACTAAGTCGAGCTGGTAA
- the rpsH gene encoding 30S ribosomal protein S8, with protein MPMTDPLGDMLTRIRNGQQARKDSILTPASKLRAHVLDVLQREGYIRGYSEEELAGQKGLRIELKYFEGQPAIQHLARVSKPGRRVYSGARELPRIRNGLGITIVSTPRGVLSDAEARDQNVGGEVLAEVF; from the coding sequence ATGCCGATGACCGATCCACTGGGTGATATGCTCACCCGCATCCGCAACGGCCAGCAGGCGCGCAAGGATAGCATCCTTACGCCGGCGTCGAAGCTTCGTGCCCATGTGCTCGATGTGCTTCAGCGCGAAGGCTATATCCGCGGTTATTCCGAAGAAGAGCTCGCCGGCCAGAAGGGCCTGCGCATCGAGCTTAAATATTTCGAGGGCCAGCCCGCGATCCAGCACCTGGCTCGCGTGTCGAAACCGGGCCGCCGCGTCTATTCGGGCGCTCGCGAGCTCCCGCGCATTCGCAACGGGCTGGGCATCACCATCGTGTCGACGCCTCGCGGCGTTCTGTCGGACGCGGAAGCGCGCGACCAGAATGTCGGCGGCGAAGTGCTGGCGGAGGTGTTCTAA